A DNA window from Mytilus edulis chromosome 14, xbMytEdul2.2, whole genome shotgun sequence contains the following coding sequences:
- the LOC139503637 gene encoding glyoxal reductase-like, with amino-acid sequence MATNIDSVINLNDGIAMPLFGLGTAWTNECSQAVSYAIEQGYRMIDTAQRYGNEKDVGKGIAMSGKDRKDLFIVTKQWQNGHDACVQGLQRSLVRLDTDYIDLFLIHGPREGRNVETYKAMLELKKQGLVRSVGVSNFNIHHLEGLRIAGLPTPSVNQIELHPWLQPREIIDYCKKHNITVMGYSPLVKSKMLKNQQICDLAKRYNKTTAQILIRWSVQHGYITIPKSSKPNRIKENMQVFDWMLSEDDMDYLDQNNVEEIRCAWDAINSEWHG; translated from the exons ATGGCAACCAATATTGACTCTGTTATCAATTTAAATGATGGAATTGCAATGCCTCTATTTGGTCTGGGAACAGCATGGACGAATGAGTGTTCACAAGCAGTTTCATATGCCATTGAACAGGGATACAGAATGATTGATACTGCTCAGAGATATGg gaATGAGAAAGATGTTGGTAAAGGCATAGCTATGAGTGGTAAAGATAGGAAAGATCTATTTATAGTAACAAAGCAATGGCAGAATGGACATGATGCCTGTGTTCAAGGTTTACAGAGAAGTTTAGTTCG ATTAGATACAGATTATATAGATCTGTTTCTGATTCATGGACCAAGAGAGGGGAGGAATGTAGAGACGTATAAAGCCATGTTGGAACTGAAGAAACAAGGTTTGGTCAG GTCAGTTGGGGTTTCCAATTTCAACATTCATCACTTAGAAGGTCTAAGAATTGCAGGATTACCAACTCCATCAGTTAATCAGATTGAACTACATCCATGGCTTCagccaagggagataattgattATTGTAAAAAACATAACATAACTGTTATGGGTTATTCCCCTTTAGTGAAAagcaaaatgttaaaaaatcaacaaatctGTGATCTTGCTAAAAG GTACAATAAGACAACTGCACAGATTTTAATACGATGGAGTGTGCAGCACGGATATATTACAATACCAAAGTCTTCCAAACCTAACAGAATCAAAGAAAATATGCAAGTTTTTGATTGGATGTTGAGTGAAGATGACATGGACTATCTT GATCAAAATAATGTTGAAGAGATAAGGTGTGCCTGGGATGCAATCAACTCAGAATGGCATGGATGA